In a single window of the Oscarella lobularis chromosome 2, ooOscLobu1.1, whole genome shotgun sequence genome:
- the LOC136200354 gene encoding TNF receptor-associated factor 6-like: MANFAGGFDETFVDPPDDECQCPICLLVARDPILTRCGHTFCEVCFSQLKRQGEWVFCPKDRQKLGKNDTFPHNMLKRKILQMRVKCRGHASGCEKILGLQYLEEHLVVCDYVVVPCPNKCDQVMPRSALAEHKRRSCLRRKVYCEYCQIPMEFREIKDHQLQVCKNYPLQCQLCSKRMVRSKLDGHCSVLGDCPKTVIDCEYKDIGCQFKCERELMSAHLQEGMGKHMKLLHQNHKELKKQQAKEHEEIQLLRKENKELKEELVCPPTRGCGAGTQPRGGVMNVTTMSSCLPGYDDCGTIQIFYYIPPGTQTVTEKHPHPGRTYSGVSCTAYLPDNKEGKEVLRMLKKAFDARLTFIIGTCMTGAEDQVLWNDILHKTSTDGGPLNFGYPDSAYLIKVKSQLKAKGIE, from the exons ATGGCGAATTTCGCTGGTGGCTTCGATGAGACCTTTGTCGACCCccccgacgacgaatgccAGTGTCCTATTTGCCTACTGGTGGCCAGGGATCCCATACTGACTCGTTGCGGTCACACTTTCTGCGAAGTTTGCTTTAGTCAGCTCAAAAG ACAGGGCGAATGGGTTTTTTGTCCAAAAGATAGACAAAAACtagggaaaaacgac ACTTTTCCCCACAATatgctgaaaagaaaaattttgcaaATGCGCGTGAAATGCAGGGGACATGCGTCTGGCTGCGAAAAAATACTCGGTTTGCAATACCTTGAG GAACATTTGGTCGTCTGCGATTACGTTGTGGTTCCTTGTCCCAATAAATGTGATCAAGTTATGCCACGATCAGCTTTAGCAGAACACAAGAGAAGGTCGTGTCTAAGGAGGAAAGTCTATTGCGAGTACTGCCAAATTCCAATGGAATTTCGAGAGATTAAG GATCATCAACTGCAAGTTTGCAAGAATTATCCTCTTCAATGTCAACTCTGCAGCAAGCGGATGGTGCGTTCAAAG CTTGACGGTCATTGTTCAGTACTTGGAGATTGTCCAAAGACTGTGATAGACTGTGAATATAAGGATATAGGCTGCCAGTTCAAG TGTGAAAGAGAGCTGATGTCGGCTCATTTGCAGGAAGGCATGGGAAAGCACATGAAATTGCTTCATCAAAACCATAAGGAattaaaaaaacaacaagCGAAAGAACACGAAGAAATTCAACTGCTTCGCAAAGAGAACAAGGAACTCAAAGAGGAGCTCGTCTGTCCTCCTACACGTGGGTGTGGTGCGGGAACGCAGCCAAGAGGAGGGGTGATGAACGTTACGACTATGTCTTCATGTCTTCCTGGATATGATGATTGCGGCACCATACAGATTTTCTACTATATACCGCCCGGAACGCAGACGGTCACGGAGAAACACCCGCACCCAGGGAGAACGTATAGCGGCGTCTCTTGCACCGCTTATCTTCCGGACAACAAAGAAGGAAAGGAAGTTCTTCGTATGCTTAAAAAGGCCTTTGACGCCCGACTGACGTTCATTATTGGAACTTGTATGACCGGTGCCGAGGATCAGGTTTTGTGGAATGATATTCTACACAAGACTAGCACTGACGGAGGGCCTCTTAA CTTTGGGTATCCTGATTCTGCGTATCTAATAAAAGTCAAATCCCAACTGAAAGCGAAAGGAATTGAATAG
- the LOC136183841 gene encoding uncharacterized protein isoform X1: MDSEVVKAQASAAKPGLGLGRGEHRVEHRGVRRLDSSRRPGIEDVSSSFPTSNSVSSRGRGSENGRIVAKSRQRSDLSKNARSLPGFDNFGGVCGHRLGTEWQEVFNTESLSPLIVTVPVSPHVDEQLILKHCRNLRLRAEFDYFEGGAKVQVTGSLYQVDQFAKQVDSVLNNADDAIDELTGAEKDASTSNSASADVSRTLQRQPSASEETEHLSAAKSNDSISQQHQQPPGREMSKEQSRQRAAAAEEARQKAAAAAAKEEAIKKEELDKTETERLSAADHDKSNDSISHDQPLQSPGSQMEGEENDTTGEAADLDDPSSGNSSSTPETFQINKVTFDYLRKIRTTDLTECERSFGITVESDETNCQAGAVSIFIKPAQGKKMHPAEQNKAFESVKALCQQMSQLNFEEEKIPFPSPLFKRVSTATQLHPTSLHVLIEIDCSSSSGVISLIGPKKDLKAATHNVKKYVESLKSNHHQPSSSTTYAQAVALPGKPVQVQVTLQEESEKSMPRLFAKKGSITEEAVDAIVCSNDSHLHFSSGSAKAILQAGGKGIETECRQFLQKYGSLRPGQVVITNAGDLPSTHVFHVVIQGIKTSSSEPGRSLADVFFECLLQAGGLGVKSIAVPALGCGFLNLNKKECVETLLATVDRYWEVMRMTSTLQKILFVDSQEKVVKEFQKQLEKREKSSSSVTAAPQTPSSTTLLAKHPPKKGLEGKGGKTEKGEPSEPLSSGKDKGKKSASEKSTAAEEAAPVAKGADAKAIAGGKATEEEKEDTCAICYSAVASKTLSCGHKFCKGCIDQWFKEKPVCPTCGAVLGKLTGTQPRGGTMNVTTTSSCLPGYNHCGTIQISYYIPPGRQTEKHPHPGKTHGSLSRTAYLPDNKEGKEVLRLLRKAFDARLTFTVGTSRTTGADDQVTWNDIHHKTSTHGGPQSFGYPDPGYLARVKDELKAKGIE, translated from the exons ATGGATAGCGAAGTCGTTAAGGCTCAAGCCTCGGCTGCGAAGCCTGGTTTGGGTTTAGGTCGTGGTGAACATCGTGTTGAACATCGTGGTGTGAGAAGACTCGATTCTTCGAGGCGTCCCGGCATCGAAGACGTTTCCTCGTCCTTTCCCACTTCAAACTCTGTATCTTCACGAGGACGTGGATCAGAGAACGGCCGTATCGTTGCAAAATCGCGACAACGTTCGGATTTGAGCAAGAACGCAAGGTCACTTCCTGGTTTCGATAACTTCGGGGGTGTCTGTGGCCATCGTTTGGGGACAGAATGGCAAGAG GTCTTCAACACGGAGTCTCTTTCACCTTTGATCGTGACAGTGCCCGTTTCTCCGCATGTCGACGAGCAACTGATATTGAAGCACTGTCGAAATCTGAGGCTTCGAGCTGAATTTGATTATTTCGAGGGCGGCGCGAAGGTTCAAGTCACTGGTTCGCTTTATCAAGTGGATCAATTTGCCAAGCAAGTGGATTCTGTCCTCAACAACGCTGATGATGCGATTGACGAACTCACTGGGGCTGAGAAAGATGCTTCAACGTCCAACTCTGCAAGCGCAGATGTTTCTCGTACTCTACAAAGGCAGCCGTCAGCTTCGGAGGAAACGGAACATTTGTCTGCTGCTAAGTCTAATGATTCTATAAGCCAGCAACATCAACAACCACCAGGAAGGGAAATGTCAAAAGAACAAAGTAGACAAAGGGCTGCGGCAGCCGAAGAGGCGAGACaaaaggcggcggcagcggcggcaaaagaagaagcgataaagaaagaagaattggACAAGACTGAAACTGAACGCTTGTCTGCTGCTGATCATGATAAATCTAATGATTCTATAAGTCATGATCAACCACTGCAATCACCAGGAAGTCAAAtggaaggagaagaaaatgacacCACCGGAGAAGCAGCAGATTTGGACGATCCTTCAAGTGGAAACAGTAGCAGTACGCCGGAAACCTTTCAAATCAATAAGGTTACTTTTGATTATCTTCGGAAAATAAGGACGACAGATCTCACTGAATGTGAGAGGAGTTTCGGTATTACAGTGGAAAGTGACGAAACCAACTGTCAGGCCGGAGCTGTTAGCATCTTTATCAAACCGGCTCAGGGTAAGAAGATGCATCCCGCTGAGCAGAATAAAGCCTTTGAGTCGGTGAAGGCGCTGTGCCAGCAAATGAGTCAGTTgaattttgaagaagaaaagattcCGTTTCCTAGCCCTCTTTTCAAGCGAGTGAGCACCGCCACTCAGCTACATCCAACGTCCTTGCATGTTTTGATTGAAATAGACTGTAGCAGCAGTTCAGGAGTCATTTCACTTATTGGACCTAAAAAGGATTTAAAAGCAGCCACTCataacgtcaaaaaatatgTTGAAAGTCTCAAGTCTAATCATCATCAACCTTCGTCTTCAACGACTTATGCTCAAGCTGTTGCCTTACCTGGAAAGCCAGTACAAGTACAAGTGACACTCCAAGAAGAATCGGAAAAGTCTATGCCAAGACTTTTCGCTAAGAAAGGCTCCATTACAGAAGAGGCCGTAGACGCAATTGTTTGCAGCAACGATTCGCACTTGCATTTTTCTTCCGGCTCTGCTAAAGCGATTCTTCAAGCTGGTGGAAAGGGCATAGAGACGGAGTGTCGCCAGTTTCTTCAGAAGTACGGATCACTTCGTCCTGGGCAGGTTGTGATAACGAATGCCGGCGATCTGCCTTCTACTCACGTGTTTCACGTCGTTATTCAAGGCATTAAAACATCTTCATCAGAACCAGGCCGGTCGCTTGCTGATGTCTTCTTCGAGTGTCTTCTGCAGGCAGGTGGACTCGGAGTGAAGAGCATTGCAGTTCCTGCTTTGGGATGCGGTTTTCTTAATCTCAACAAAAAGGAATGCGTTGAGACGTTGCTGGCGACTGTTGATCGGTACTGGGAAGTAATGCGAATGACTTCAACGCTGCAGAAaattctcttcgtcgattctcAGGAGAAAGTCGTGAAAGAGTTTCAGAAGCAGttagaaaaacgagagaagTCGTCTTCATCAGTTACCGCCGCGCCTCAAACACCATCGTCAACCACCTTACTTGCAAAGCATCCTCCAAAGAAGGGTTTAGAAGGAAAGGGCGGTAAGACTGAGAAGGGGGAGCCATCGGAGCCATTGAGCTCCGGCAAAGACAAAGGCAAAAAGAGCGCGTCAGAGAAAAGTACAGCAGCGGAAGAAGCAGCTCCTGTAGCTAAAGGGGCTGATGCAAAAGCAATTGCTGGCGGAAAAGCAActgaggaggagaaggaggataCCTGCGCCATATGCTATTCGGCGGTTGCATCAAAAACGCTGTCTTGCGGTCACAAGTTCTGCAAGGGTTGCATTGATCAGTGGTTCAAAGAGAAGCCCGTCTGTCCTACGTGTGGTGCAGTTTTGGGTAAGTTGACGGGAACGCAGCCGAGAGGAGGGACGATGAATGTTACGACTACGTCTTCATGCCTTCCTGGATATAATCATTGTGGCACCATACAGATTTCCTACTATATACCGCCCGGAAGGCAGACGGAGAAACACCCGCACCCAGGGAAGACGCACGGCAGCCTTTCTCGCACCGCTTATCTTCCGGACAACAAGGAAGGAAAGGAAGTTCTTCGTCTGCTGAGAAAGGCGTTCGACGCCCGACTGACGTTTACTGTTGGAACTTCTCGTACGACTGGTGCTGACGATCAAGTTACGTGGAATGATATTCATCACAAGACTAGTACTCATGGAGGACCTCAAAG CTTTGGGTATCCTGATCCTGGATATCTAGCAAGAGTCAAAGATGAACTGAAAGCGAAAGGAATTGAATAG
- the LOC136183841 gene encoding uncharacterized protein isoform X2, translating into MTEVVKAQASAAKPGLGLGRGEHRVEHRGVRRLDSSRRPGIEDVSSSFPTSNSVSSRGRGSENGRIVAKSRQRSDLSKNARSLPGFDNFGGVCGHRLGTEWQEVFNTESLSPLIVTVPVSPHVDEQLILKHCRNLRLRAEFDYFEGGAKVQVTGSLYQVDQFAKQVDSVLNNADDAIDELTGAEKDASTSNSASADVSRTLQRQPSASEETEHLSAAKSNDSISQQHQQPPGREMSKEQSRQRAAAAEEARQKAAAAAAKEEAIKKEELDKTETERLSAADHDKSNDSISHDQPLQSPGSQMEGEENDTTGEAADLDDPSSGNSSSTPETFQINKVTFDYLRKIRTTDLTECERSFGITVESDETNCQAGAVSIFIKPAQGKKMHPAEQNKAFESVKALCQQMSQLNFEEEKIPFPSPLFKRVSTATQLHPTSLHVLIEIDCSSSSGVISLIGPKKDLKAATHNVKKYVESLKSNHHQPSSSTTYAQAVALPGKPVQVQVTLQEESEKSMPRLFAKKGSITEEAVDAIVCSNDSHLHFSSGSAKAILQAGGKGIETECRQFLQKYGSLRPGQVVITNAGDLPSTHVFHVVIQGIKTSSSEPGRSLADVFFECLLQAGGLGVKSIAVPALGCGFLNLNKKECVETLLATVDRYWEVMRMTSTLQKILFVDSQEKVVKEFQKQLEKREKSSSSVTAAPQTPSSTTLLAKHPPKKGLEGKGGKTEKGEPSEPLSSGKDKGKKSASEKSTAAEEAAPVAKGADAKAIAGGKATEEEKEDTCAICYSAVASKTLSCGHKFCKGCIDQWFKEKPVCPTCGAVLGKLTGTQPRGGTMNVTTTSSCLPGYNHCGTIQISYYIPPGRQTEKHPHPGKTHGSLSRTAYLPDNKEGKEVLRLLRKAFDARLTFTVGTSRTTGADDQVTWNDIHHKTSTHGGPQSFGYPDPGYLARVKDELKAKGIE; encoded by the exons atgac CGAAGTCGTTAAGGCTCAAGCCTCGGCTGCGAAGCCTGGTTTGGGTTTAGGTCGTGGTGAACATCGTGTTGAACATCGTGGTGTGAGAAGACTCGATTCTTCGAGGCGTCCCGGCATCGAAGACGTTTCCTCGTCCTTTCCCACTTCAAACTCTGTATCTTCACGAGGACGTGGATCAGAGAACGGCCGTATCGTTGCAAAATCGCGACAACGTTCGGATTTGAGCAAGAACGCAAGGTCACTTCCTGGTTTCGATAACTTCGGGGGTGTCTGTGGCCATCGTTTGGGGACAGAATGGCAAGAG GTCTTCAACACGGAGTCTCTTTCACCTTTGATCGTGACAGTGCCCGTTTCTCCGCATGTCGACGAGCAACTGATATTGAAGCACTGTCGAAATCTGAGGCTTCGAGCTGAATTTGATTATTTCGAGGGCGGCGCGAAGGTTCAAGTCACTGGTTCGCTTTATCAAGTGGATCAATTTGCCAAGCAAGTGGATTCTGTCCTCAACAACGCTGATGATGCGATTGACGAACTCACTGGGGCTGAGAAAGATGCTTCAACGTCCAACTCTGCAAGCGCAGATGTTTCTCGTACTCTACAAAGGCAGCCGTCAGCTTCGGAGGAAACGGAACATTTGTCTGCTGCTAAGTCTAATGATTCTATAAGCCAGCAACATCAACAACCACCAGGAAGGGAAATGTCAAAAGAACAAAGTAGACAAAGGGCTGCGGCAGCCGAAGAGGCGAGACaaaaggcggcggcagcggcggcaaaagaagaagcgataaagaaagaagaattggACAAGACTGAAACTGAACGCTTGTCTGCTGCTGATCATGATAAATCTAATGATTCTATAAGTCATGATCAACCACTGCAATCACCAGGAAGTCAAAtggaaggagaagaaaatgacacCACCGGAGAAGCAGCAGATTTGGACGATCCTTCAAGTGGAAACAGTAGCAGTACGCCGGAAACCTTTCAAATCAATAAGGTTACTTTTGATTATCTTCGGAAAATAAGGACGACAGATCTCACTGAATGTGAGAGGAGTTTCGGTATTACAGTGGAAAGTGACGAAACCAACTGTCAGGCCGGAGCTGTTAGCATCTTTATCAAACCGGCTCAGGGTAAGAAGATGCATCCCGCTGAGCAGAATAAAGCCTTTGAGTCGGTGAAGGCGCTGTGCCAGCAAATGAGTCAGTTgaattttgaagaagaaaagattcCGTTTCCTAGCCCTCTTTTCAAGCGAGTGAGCACCGCCACTCAGCTACATCCAACGTCCTTGCATGTTTTGATTGAAATAGACTGTAGCAGCAGTTCAGGAGTCATTTCACTTATTGGACCTAAAAAGGATTTAAAAGCAGCCACTCataacgtcaaaaaatatgTTGAAAGTCTCAAGTCTAATCATCATCAACCTTCGTCTTCAACGACTTATGCTCAAGCTGTTGCCTTACCTGGAAAGCCAGTACAAGTACAAGTGACACTCCAAGAAGAATCGGAAAAGTCTATGCCAAGACTTTTCGCTAAGAAAGGCTCCATTACAGAAGAGGCCGTAGACGCAATTGTTTGCAGCAACGATTCGCACTTGCATTTTTCTTCCGGCTCTGCTAAAGCGATTCTTCAAGCTGGTGGAAAGGGCATAGAGACGGAGTGTCGCCAGTTTCTTCAGAAGTACGGATCACTTCGTCCTGGGCAGGTTGTGATAACGAATGCCGGCGATCTGCCTTCTACTCACGTGTTTCACGTCGTTATTCAAGGCATTAAAACATCTTCATCAGAACCAGGCCGGTCGCTTGCTGATGTCTTCTTCGAGTGTCTTCTGCAGGCAGGTGGACTCGGAGTGAAGAGCATTGCAGTTCCTGCTTTGGGATGCGGTTTTCTTAATCTCAACAAAAAGGAATGCGTTGAGACGTTGCTGGCGACTGTTGATCGGTACTGGGAAGTAATGCGAATGACTTCAACGCTGCAGAAaattctcttcgtcgattctcAGGAGAAAGTCGTGAAAGAGTTTCAGAAGCAGttagaaaaacgagagaagTCGTCTTCATCAGTTACCGCCGCGCCTCAAACACCATCGTCAACCACCTTACTTGCAAAGCATCCTCCAAAGAAGGGTTTAGAAGGAAAGGGCGGTAAGACTGAGAAGGGGGAGCCATCGGAGCCATTGAGCTCCGGCAAAGACAAAGGCAAAAAGAGCGCGTCAGAGAAAAGTACAGCAGCGGAAGAAGCAGCTCCTGTAGCTAAAGGGGCTGATGCAAAAGCAATTGCTGGCGGAAAAGCAActgaggaggagaaggaggataCCTGCGCCATATGCTATTCGGCGGTTGCATCAAAAACGCTGTCTTGCGGTCACAAGTTCTGCAAGGGTTGCATTGATCAGTGGTTCAAAGAGAAGCCCGTCTGTCCTACGTGTGGTGCAGTTTTGGGTAAGTTGACGGGAACGCAGCCGAGAGGAGGGACGATGAATGTTACGACTACGTCTTCATGCCTTCCTGGATATAATCATTGTGGCACCATACAGATTTCCTACTATATACCGCCCGGAAGGCAGACGGAGAAACACCCGCACCCAGGGAAGACGCACGGCAGCCTTTCTCGCACCGCTTATCTTCCGGACAACAAGGAAGGAAAGGAAGTTCTTCGTCTGCTGAGAAAGGCGTTCGACGCCCGACTGACGTTTACTGTTGGAACTTCTCGTACGACTGGTGCTGACGATCAAGTTACGTGGAATGATATTCATCACAAGACTAGTACTCATGGAGGACCTCAAAG CTTTGGGTATCCTGATCCTGGATATCTAGCAAGAGTCAAAGATGAACTGAAAGCGAAAGGAATTGAATAG